Proteins encoded together in one Cicer arietinum cultivar CDC Frontier isolate Library 1 chromosome 4, Cicar.CDCFrontier_v2.0, whole genome shotgun sequence window:
- the LOC101501373 gene encoding uncharacterized protein encodes MSIPTLESIPTPPPSSSSSPKNPFHPALAVTNIKNHIPIVLELENVQFGTWVELFKIHARSHKVLHHIIPPAPGMETTTLATDDEKELWTTLDATVLQWIYSNISSDLLATIIEPDSTAMEAWNRLTNIFQDNQDARAVTLEQKFSSIRMEDFPTASAYCQRLKMISDQLKNVGAPVSNQRLVLQLVSGLTDAYKGVGTLIRQSNPLPQFYQARSMLTLEEAGLIKMAATGAQAAMIAAQPKDLTEASYSTDNRDGKKNSN; translated from the coding sequence ATGTCCATCCCAACCCTTGAGTCTATTCCTACACCGCCtccctcttcttcctcttcaccaaagaACCCTTTCCATCCGGCTCTCGCAGTAACCAATATCAAGAACCACATCCCCATTGTTCTTGAGCTGGAAAACGTTCAATTTGGTACATGGGTTGAACTTTTCAAAATCCATGCTCGCTCTCATAAGGTCCTCCATCATATCATTCCTCCAGCACCAGGCATGGAGACGACGACCCTTGCAACTGATGATGAGAAAGAACTGTGGACAACTCTTGATGCAACGGTTCTACAGTGGATCTATTCCAATATCTCTAGCGACCTTTTGGCTACCATCATTGAACCAGACTCCACTGCCATGGAGGCCTGGAATCGATTGACCAACATCTTCCAAGATAATCAAGACGCTCGTGCAGTTACTCTCGAGCAGAAGTTTTCCTCCATTCGCATGGAGGATTTTCCCACCGCTTCCGCCTATTGTCAGCGACTCAAAATGATTTCTGACCAATTGAAAAACGTTGGAGCCCCTGTATCTAATCAGAGACTCGTTCTTCAGCTTGTTTCCGGCCTCACTGATGCATACAAAGGGGTCGGAACACTGATTCGGCAAAGCAATCCTCTTCCTCAATTTTATCAGGCCCGCTCTATGCTTACTCTTGAAGAAGCCGGTCTAATTAAGATGGCGGCGACAGGTGCTCAGGCTGCCATGATTGCGGCACAACCGAAGGACCTTACTGAAGCCTCCTATTCCACTGATAACCGCGACGGCAAGAAGAATAGCAACTGA
- the LOC101500434 gene encoding uncharacterized protein, with protein MSSAQQNFSAGQSHGQTQAKAEDWVQSTKESASAAADRAHAAANTTGQTAERNKEEAAGFLQQTGEQVKNMAQGAVESVKHTLGMDKNQN; from the exons ATGTCAAGTGCTCAACAAAACTTCTCTGCAGGCCAATCCCATGGCCAGACTCAg GCTAAGGCAGAAGATTGGGTTCAATCTACAAAGGAATCAGCCTCTGCAGCTGCAGATAGAGCTCATGCAGCTGCTAACACAACAGGGCAGACTGCAGAGAGGAACAAGGAGGAAGCTGCTGGTTTTCTCCAGCAG ACTGGAGAGCAAGTGAAGAACATGGCTCAAGGTGCTGTGGAAAGTGTGAAGCACACCCTTGGGATGGACAAAAACCAAAACTAG
- the LOC101499884 gene encoding 2-alkenal reductase (NADP(+)-dependent)-like yields MTQVSNKQILASGYITGNPKQTDMYLKSSTISLQLSEELASDAVLVKNLILSCDPYMRGTKRTDRNSLFYSFSPHSPIVGYGVCKVLESKHPKFKKGELVWGVTKWEEYSIITKTESLIKIEHTDVPISYYTGVLGMPGMTAYAGFYEVGVPKKGDYVFISSAFGAVGQLVGQLAKLMGCYVVGSAGSKYKVDILKSKFGFDEAFNYKEEQDLDATLKKYFHEGIDIYFDNVGGDMLEAALVNMRRRGRIVAAGMISQYELDEPQGIKNLVNIIYKQIKVDAFTVYDYYHLYPKFLDTILPYIREGKITYVEDIAKGLESGPAALEAMFTGKSAGKQVILVAHE; encoded by the exons ATGACACAAGTGAGTAACAAACAGATTCTAGCTTCAGGCTACATAACTGGCAATCCAAAACAAACAGACATGTATTTAAAAAGCTCTACCATTAGTTTACAACTTTCTGAAGAGCTAGCTTCGGATGCTGTATTGGTTAAGAACCTGATTTTATCTTGTGATCCTTACATGAGAGGAACCAAGAGAACAGACAGAAATAGCCTCTTTTATTCCTTTTCTCCTCATTCA CCAATTGTTGGATATGGAGTATGCAAAGTGTTGGAGTCTAAACATCCAAAGTTCAAAAAAGGAGAATTGGTGTGGGGAGTGACCAAATGGGAAGAGTATAGTATCATCACAAAGACTGAGAGTCTCATCAAAATTGAGCATACTGATGTACCCATTTCCTATTATACTGGAGTACTTGGTATGCCTGGTATGACTGCTTATGCAGGTTTCTATGAGGTTGGTGTCCCTAAAAAAGGAGATTATGTGTTTATCTCTTCAGCATTTGGTGCAGTTGGTCAACTTGTTGGCCAACTAGCAAAATTGATGGGTTGTTATGTTGTTGGAAGTGCAGGAAGTAAATATAAG GTTGACATTTTGAAGAGCAAGTTTGGGTTTGATGAGGCTTTTAATTACAAGGAGGAACAAGACTTAGATGCAACATTGAAGAA GTACTTCCATGAAGGAATTGACATATATTTTGACAATGTTGGGGGAGATATGCTTGAAGCAGCACTTGTTAACATGAGAAGGCGGGGTCGAATTGTGGCGGCTGGAATGATCTCACAGTATGAACTTGATGAACCTCAGGGCATAAAAAACTTGGTCAACATCATATATAAGCAGATTAAAGTAGATGCCTTCACAGTGTATGATTACTATCACTTATATCCTAAGTTTTTGGACACAATTTTGCCTTATATTAGGGAAGGGAAAATAACATATGTTGAAGATATAGCTAAAGGCCTTGAGAGTGGGCCAGCTGCATTAGAAGCAATGTTCACAGGCAAGAGTGCTGGCAAACAAGTGATTTTAGTTGCTCATGAATAA